The sequence ATCCACTCATGGTGTACTTTTTAGAGTACTATGTGGTTATTTAGATCAAGGTATTGCAATTTGGTCATTCCCAGCTCACGAAGAAGGTTTTTTAGGCTCAATCAAGAAATTAAATGCAACTAGCTTTACAAGTATTTTTAAAACCAATAGAGCAAAAGAGTTATTAGAAAAAGGCACTTCAATTAGCGAATTATTAGCTTTAATTGTAGGTAACCCTTCTTACTTTGAAACTTATTTATTTGATCAACAATTTTCGCACCCAGGTTGGAGTGGAATGGTAGCTACATTAGAAAGTAATCCAAATTCTTTATTAGATAAGAAGAGTATCACATTTAATGAGTTAATCATTTTTGAGTTATTATTAGAATTAGATGCTTTAGATGCTAAGTTTGGAGAGAATTGGGCACCTTTAACACATCGTTTTAAAGATGATGGAGAAAACCTGTTTGAAGCAGTAAAATATGATGAATATTTCGATGTTCTATCGCTATGGCAACAGGCTTTTGAATGGAGTTTGTATGATCAAGTATTAGCAGGGATTAAAAATGCTAAACCTAATATAACGCTAACAGATACTAGTTTTCAAGCTATGTTTTGCATGGATGATAGAGAATGTTCTTTTCGTAGATATATAGAGAGTTTAGACACTAGTGTAAATACATTTGGAACGGCTGCTTTTTTCAATTTCGAGTTTTTCTATAAACCTGTAAATGGAAAGTTTTATACAAAGCTTTGTCCTGCACCAATGACGCCTAAGTATTTAGTAAAGGAAGTAGATAGAAAGAAAAAGCAACCTAAAGACTTGCATTATACTAAGAAATCACATTCCTTATTATTCGGTTGGATAATCAGTCAAACCCTTGGTTTTTCTGCTGCATTCAAGCTGTTTGTTAATATTTTTAAACCAACAATGACACCAGCTACAAGTGCTTCTTTCAAGCATTTAAACAAAAAATCAAAATTGATTATTGAGAATAAAAATTCCAATGAGAGAGAAAATGATTTGCAAATTGGTTTCACAGTTGAAGAAATGGCAAATAGAGCAGAAGGATTACTGAAAAGTATTGGATTGGTGAAAGATTTTGCTCCGATAGTATATGTAATCGGTCATGGTGCAACGAGTGTAAATAACACACATTATGCTGGTTATGATTGTGGAGCATGTTGTGGAAGACCAAGTTCTGTTAATGCAAAAGTAGCTTGTTTTGCAATTAATAATCCAAAAGTGAGAGCTATACTTAAAGAAAGAGGGATTGCTATTCCAGAATCGACTCAGTTTTTACCTGGATTACATGATACAACAAGAGATGAAATTGCTTTTTATGATGAAGATACTTTATCAATTAGTAACAAATCGCTACATCATGAAAATGCAATTACTTTTACAAAAGCATTAGATTTAAATGCCAAAGAACGTTCTCGACGTTTTGATACTGTAGATACTAATCAAACATTAGAAAAAGTACATGATAGGATAAGACGACGTTCGGTTTCTTTATTTGAACCACGTCCAGAATTAAACCATGCAACCAATGCAATGTGTATTGTTGGAAGAAGAAGTTTATCGAAACAATTGTTTTTAGATAGACGTTCATTCATGAATTCTTACGATTATAATGTAGATCCTACTGGAGATTATTTAGCAGGGATATTAGGTGCTGTTGCTCCAGTTGGAGGAGGAATTAATTTAGAGTATTATTTCTCTAGAGTTGATAACCACAAACTAGGAGCAGGAAGTAAATTGCCGCATAATGTAATGGGGCTTATTGGTGTTGCTAATGGAATTGATGGTGATTTGAGACCAGGTTTACCTAGTCAAATGATTGAAGTTCATGATCCAATTCGAATGTTGACGATTGTTGAGCATTTTCCAGAGATTGTAAAATATGCCATTACTAAGAACCCTGCAACCTATGAATGGTTTATTAATGAATGGGTAAAACTAGTTGTTGTTCATCCAGAAACGAACGAGTTGTTTCATTTTGAAAAAGAAGGTTTTGAGAAATACATTCCGATTCAAAAAGAAGCTAATACGGTTAAAGATGTTCAAAAATTAGCGGAACAATCGCAAGATAATTTACTAGTAGGAATTTTAAATTAAGGAAAGATGAATGAAATTTTGCAATTTTTTATAGTACTTCCTTTTTTAGGGTTTGTATTTAGTTTATTTATTCCAGAAGAGAAAGAAAGATTAATTTCAAGAGTAGCTTTTGGAACTGTTTTTACGCAGTTAGTTATTGTTAGTATTTTTGCTGTTTTTTGGATAGTAGATGGTGCTTTCGATTTAAATTTGAAAGAATTTACATTGATGAAAACATCACATTATGAATTTTTTATTGATTTTTATTTTGATAAAGTAACAGCAGTATATTTGTTTGTAGGAGCACTTTTAACTTCTATGATTACAACGTATAGCCGTTATTATTTACATAGAGAGAAAGGGTATAAGCGTTTTTTTAATACGGTTTTATTTTTCTTTTTTGGTTACAACTTAGCTATTCTGTCAGGTAATTTTGAAACCTTATTTATTGGTTGGGAAATTATAGGTATTTCGTCCTTCTTACTAATTGCTTTTTATAGAGAGCGTTATTTGCCTGTTAAAAATGCTTTTAAAGTATTTTCAATTTATAGAATTGGCGATGTGGGAGTTATTTTGGCGATGTGGGCAAGTCATCATTTATTTCATGAAAACATTACTTTCATGGAACTGAATAATTATAGTTTGGTAAACGAACATTTACAAAATCATACTGTAATTGGTGCTTTTATTGCACTATGTTTGGCTTGTGCAGCTGCTGCAAAATCAGCCCAAATTCCATTTTCTTCTTGGTTACCAAGAGCAATGGAAGGACCAACTCCGTCGAGTGCCATTTTTTATGGTTCGTTATCTGTTCATTTAGGTGTTTTTCTAATGTTACGAACATTTCCTTTTTGGGAGCATCAAACTTCTGTGCGCATTGCTATTGGAATAATGGGGCTAACAACAAGTATAATGGCTTCATTAATGGCAAGAGTTCAATCTTCTGTAAAAAGTCAAATTGCGTATAGTTCTATTTCTCAAATTGGATTAATTTTTATAGAAATCGCTTTAGGATTTGATAATTTGGCTTTGTTTCACTTTGTAGGAAATGCTTTTTTAAGAACCTATCAATTATTAGTTTCTCCATCAGTTGTGACTTACTTAATAAGAGAACAGTTCTATAATTTTCAGCCTAAGAAAAAGACGATTGAGGATTCATTACCAAAACGATTAGAATATTCGTTATACATTTTAAGTTTGAAAGAATTTAACTTAGAAGGTTTTATGAATACAGTACTTTGGAAACCTCTAAAGTTGATAGGGAAATCGATGGATTTTTTCAATTTAAAAACACTTTTCATTTTCTTTATTCCTTTATACGTTTTAGGTATTGTTTTTTACGAATTTAGAGAAGCACTTCCTTACAGTGTTATTAATAGTTTGCCAGAAATATTTACATTTATTGGTTTGGTTTGTGTTTTTAAGTCTTTCTCAGAAAGGAAGAATCCTTTAATGGCTTGGGTGTTAATTATAATGAATCATTTTTGGATAGCAATTGCCATTCTTTTTAATGATAAAGTAGATTATTTTGAAATAACAATCTATTTATCAGGAGTAATCGTAACAGGTATTATTGGTGTAATGGCATTGTTAAAGCTTAAAAGTATTGAAGAAAATACATCAATGAATCAATATTTAGGTCATGTTTATGAGCATCCTAAATTTGCTTTTTTCTTTTTAATAGCAGTTTTAGGTGTAACAGGCTTTCCAATAACGACCACTTTTATAGGTGAAGATTTGTTATTTAGCCACATTGAAAGCAATCAAATTATATTGGCTTTTTTCGTATCGTCAAGTTTTGTAGTTTCTGGTATAGCTGGAATACGAATCTATGCTAGATTATTTCTAGGACCACATATTAAAACGTATCACGAATTACCATACAAGTCTTCTTAATTCCTTTTATAAAAAATTTCAAAAATAAATTAATTACTATTTTGAATAAGGGAATCAAATTGAACTTATTTAAGATTAAATATAAAATATATGGATTCAAAAGTTAAAAAAAATATTCCAGCTGATGGATTAGCGGGTTTAAAAGAGCATTTTAAAACAGATGCAATTTCAGGATTTATTGTTTTCTTATTAGCTTTGCCTTTAAGTTTAGGAATTGCAAAAGCATCAGAATTTCCACCAGTAATGGGGTTGTTAACTGCGATTATTGGAGGAGTCCTTGTAAGTTTTATTATGGGGTCTCGATTAACCATTAAAGGACCAGCTGCGGGTTTAATTGTTATAGTTGCTAGCTCTGTTGCAGAATTTGGTAAAGGAGATAATGTTTTAGGATGGAAACTGGCTTTAGGAGCAATGGTTATTGCAGGTATTATTCAGATTTTATTTGGTGTATTTAAGTTAGGTAAACTAGCCGATTTTTTTCCACTTTCTGCTATTCATGGAATGTTAGCCGCTATTGGAATAATAATTATAGCAAAGCAAATTCCAGTTTTATTAAATGATGATCCAGCATTAGGAAAAGGAAAAGGGCCATTAGAATTATTAGCTAATATTCCGAATTTTATAATGAATTTAGATCCAAAGGCTTCATTCATAGGAGTTGTAAGTTTGATTATCATGTTAGGATGGCCAAGAATAAAGAATACTACAATAAAAATGATTCCTGCACCATTAGTAGTATTGTTATTTGCTATTCCTTGTGAGTTATTTATGCATTTTAAAGAAACGGAACCAGCTTATGCATTGGTTAAAATTGGAAATTTTGTAGATAGTCTTGGTTTTAATGCGTGTTTTGATGGTTTTTCAGAAACAGGAATGTTTATTAAATATGTGATTATGTTTGCTTTGGTAGGGTCGTTAGAATCATTATTAACTGTAAAAGCGATTGATTTAATGGATCCATTTAAGAGAAAGTCTGACATGAATAAAGATTTAATTGCTGTGGGTATCGGAAATACATTTGCAGCATTTTTAGGAGGTTTACCAATGATTTCTGAAGTAGCTCGTTCTTCATCAAACGTAAATAATGGTGCTAAAACACGTTGGGCAAACTTTTTTCATGGTGTTTTTATTCTTGCTTTTGTATTGTTAGCAGCTCCAATCTTAGAGATGATTCCAAATGCAGCTTTAGCCGCGATGTTAATTACAGTTGGGATTAAATTAGCTCATCCAAAAGAGTTTGTTCATACTTTTAAGATAGGGAAGGAGCAATTAGCAATTTTCTTAGTTACAATTTTCTTTACTTTGTTTGAAGATTTATTAGTAGGTATAGCTGCTGGTATTATTTTGAAAATGATTATACACTTAATTAATGGCACACCTATTTCATCCTTTTTTAAAGCACCAGCTTTAGTTTCTTTTGAAGGTAATAATTATTTGGTTGAAATTGATAAAGCAGCTATTTTTACAAATTATTTAGGTGTGAAACGTAAATTAGATTCAATTCCTCCTGGGTTTAATATTACAATTGATTTAAAGAAAACAAAATTGGTAGATCATTCTGTTATGGAAAATTTAGAACATTTTAAAAATGATTATGAATCAAACGATAAAAGTACAGTTACTATCGTAGGATTGGAAAACCATAAACCTTTATCAGAACACCCACTTTCAGGAAGAAAAAAAATATAATATAAAATGAAATTAATATTTAAACTAGCCTACTTTACAATTTTTTTAGTGGCTACGAGTTCTTTTGCTCAAAATGAAACAGTCTTAAAAGATGAAACTAATACATGGTTTACTGTTTTGAATCGTTTAACAATAAACCCTAAGTGGAGTGTCTCTAATGAAATTCATGAGCGAACAGGAGCTTTTTTAACAGAACAAGGCACTTTCTTATGGAGACCATCTGTTGATTATCATTTAGGCGAAAACGTTGAGCTTAGTGTTGGGTATTCATATATTAATAATAAACCGAATCATCCCAATCCCAATCCTAAGATTGGAGTAATAGAAAATAACATTTGGGAACAAGTATTATTGAAAAATAAAATAGGAAATGTAAATTTTCAGCATAGATTGCGTCAAGAGCATAGATGGTTTGATACTGTTGGTCAAAATGGAGATGGGAGTTATTCTAAAACTGGAACAGATTATGCTAATCGTTTTAGATATAGATTAACATTGAATACTCCATTAAAAACATTCGAGAACGGTAAAGTGATTTTTTTTCAAGCTTTTGATGAAATTTGGATTCCTCAAAATAGTGGTTTAGCACCAAAAAGTTTATCAAGAAATTGGATGTATCTTGGAGTTGGGTATAAATTTAATACAAAAACTAATTTACAAATTGGATATATGAATCAGAGAGATGTTTTAGCTAATAATACTTTTATTACCACGTCTATATTACAAACAACTTTTGTGAAAAATTTTGATTTATAAAAAAAATATTTGGGAGTTTTATTAGAAAAAGCCGATTATAAAATTTTGAACATGCCCCAAAAAGTTAGACACTATTTGGGGCATTTTTTATGGAAAGAAAAGTCAAGTATTCTTATGCATTTAAGTTAGAATGTGTAGAATTAGTATTAAAGAAACATTATTCAAATGTATATGTTTCAAAGTTAAAAGGTCCAGACGAATCTAATATTCGTAAGTGGATTAGATTTTATAAAAGCTATGGGAAAGAAGGTTTATTGCCTAGGAGAAATCAAAGTTATTCAGCTGATTTTAAGCTAAAAGTATTAAAAACTATAGAAAAGGAATCACTTTCATTAATAGATACTTGTTTAAAGTTTAATATTCCTGATTTAGCTATTATTGTAAAATGGAAAAAAGATTTTGTTAACTTTGGTTTTGAAGGACTACAACCAAAAATTAAAGGAAGACCAAGATCTATGAATTTTAAAAGCAAAAAAAGCAAATCAGCTAAGCCACTAACCAGAGAAGAAGAACTTCTTAAGGAAAATGAAGCATTACGTTGTGAGAATGATTATTTAAAAAAGTTACAAGCCTTAATTCAGGCGGAAGAAAGAGCCAACAAGCGCTAGTCATAATGGAATTAAGGCATAAATATGATTTAAAAGTACTTTTAAATTATACAAATATGGCAAGAAGTAGTTTTTATTATCATCAAAAACAAAGTAAATTAAGTGATAAATATAGAGTAGTTAAAGAACTAATTAAATCGATTTATCACAAACATAAAGGTCGTTATGGTTATCGAAGAGTAACTGATGAACTTCAAAATAAAGGAATAATTATTAATCATAAAACAGTTTTCAGGTTAATGAAATTATTAGGATTAAAAAGCGTCATTAGAGTTAAAAAGTATAGATCATATAAAGGAGAGCATGGTAAAATAGCTCCTAATATTTTAGAAAGAAATTTTAAAGCAACAGCACCAAATCAAAAATGGGCAACTGATGTTACCGAGTTTAATGTCTCTGTAAAGAAGCTATATTTATCACCGATAATTGACTTATTTAATCAAGAAATTATTAGTTATGAGTTAACAGAACGACCTGTATTTAATCAGGTAGTTATGATGCTTAAAAAAGCATTTAAGAAAATACCAAATAAGACTAATTTAATTTTACACTCTGACCAAGGTTGGCAATATCAAATGAAGCACTATCAATATTTATTGAAACAAAAAGGGATTACACAAAGTATGTCTAGAAAAGCAAATTGTTTAGACAATGCCATTATTGAAAACTTCTTTGGAATATTAAAATCAGAGCTGTTTTATCTAAAAAAATACAAGTCTATTGAAGAATTAAAAAAGGAGATAATAGAATATATAAGTTATTATAATAATGAAAGAATTAAATCAAATTTAAACAAAATGAGCCCGATAAAATATCGAGCTCATTATTATCAAAATTAATTATAAATTTGTCTAACCTTTTGGGTGCAGTCTAAAAATTTATAATCGGCTTTTTTGTTAAATTATTCTATAGTAATAATTTGTTCTTCATTATAAACATTTCCTTCATTATCAATACCTTGAATATTCAATTTAATTTGATTTTGATTTAAAGTAGGGATTTTTATTTCAAAGTCACCATTTTTGTCTGTGTAAATTTTTGGGGACCAATGAATTGCACCTATTTTTTTGAAAGTGGGATGATTGTAATTGGTATATGTGAGATTTTTAAACGTATGTTGTTTTTTAAATCCATTTTCAACTATTATCTCTTTTGTTTTTTGAGTAGCCTGTTTTTTGTTTATATACCCTTTTCTAGAATAGACCTTTATAATACCACCTAAGCCTCTCGTTCCATATCCGTTCGGTGTATTTAAGTCTATGTAAATCTCATCGACTTGATCTAACATCATTCC is a genomic window of Flavobacterium jumunjinense containing:
- a CDS encoding YbcC family protein, which gives rise to MNTHTVGFDEQHVLEHLKHYLPAQNPLKDFVHHNTLHAFQKDHFFSALQEASEIFGYKTYLSLPEFRTRFAKKEISEPVLDYVIRKNKVDKDFSKWKNNLLEKKYYEYLTARVGTLRSFWKKEYAINLDKSTHGVLFRVLCGYLDQGIAIWSFPAHEEGFLGSIKKLNATSFTSIFKTNRAKELLEKGTSISELLALIVGNPSYFETYLFDQQFSHPGWSGMVATLESNPNSLLDKKSITFNELIIFELLLELDALDAKFGENWAPLTHRFKDDGENLFEAVKYDEYFDVLSLWQQAFEWSLYDQVLAGIKNAKPNITLTDTSFQAMFCMDDRECSFRRYIESLDTSVNTFGTAAFFNFEFFYKPVNGKFYTKLCPAPMTPKYLVKEVDRKKKQPKDLHYTKKSHSLLFGWIISQTLGFSAAFKLFVNIFKPTMTPATSASFKHLNKKSKLIIENKNSNERENDLQIGFTVEEMANRAEGLLKSIGLVKDFAPIVYVIGHGATSVNNTHYAGYDCGACCGRPSSVNAKVACFAINNPKVRAILKERGIAIPESTQFLPGLHDTTRDEIAFYDEDTLSISNKSLHHENAITFTKALDLNAKERSRRFDTVDTNQTLEKVHDRIRRRSVSLFEPRPELNHATNAMCIVGRRSLSKQLFLDRRSFMNSYDYNVDPTGDYLAGILGAVAPVGGGINLEYYFSRVDNHKLGAGSKLPHNVMGLIGVANGIDGDLRPGLPSQMIEVHDPIRMLTIVEHFPEIVKYAITKNPATYEWFINEWVKLVVVHPETNELFHFEKEGFEKYIPIQKEANTVKDVQKLAEQSQDNLLVGILN
- a CDS encoding proton-conducting transporter transmembrane domain-containing protein, with protein sequence MNEILQFFIVLPFLGFVFSLFIPEEKERLISRVAFGTVFTQLVIVSIFAVFWIVDGAFDLNLKEFTLMKTSHYEFFIDFYFDKVTAVYLFVGALLTSMITTYSRYYLHREKGYKRFFNTVLFFFFGYNLAILSGNFETLFIGWEIIGISSFLLIAFYRERYLPVKNAFKVFSIYRIGDVGVILAMWASHHLFHENITFMELNNYSLVNEHLQNHTVIGAFIALCLACAAAAKSAQIPFSSWLPRAMEGPTPSSAIFYGSLSVHLGVFLMLRTFPFWEHQTSVRIAIGIMGLTTSIMASLMARVQSSVKSQIAYSSISQIGLIFIEIALGFDNLALFHFVGNAFLRTYQLLVSPSVVTYLIREQFYNFQPKKKTIEDSLPKRLEYSLYILSLKEFNLEGFMNTVLWKPLKLIGKSMDFFNLKTLFIFFIPLYVLGIVFYEFREALPYSVINSLPEIFTFIGLVCVFKSFSERKNPLMAWVLIIMNHFWIAIAILFNDKVDYFEITIYLSGVIVTGIIGVMALLKLKSIEENTSMNQYLGHVYEHPKFAFFFLIAVLGVTGFPITTTFIGEDLLFSHIESNQIILAFFVSSSFVVSGIAGIRIYARLFLGPHIKTYHELPYKSS
- a CDS encoding SulP family inorganic anion transporter → MDSKVKKNIPADGLAGLKEHFKTDAISGFIVFLLALPLSLGIAKASEFPPVMGLLTAIIGGVLVSFIMGSRLTIKGPAAGLIVIVASSVAEFGKGDNVLGWKLALGAMVIAGIIQILFGVFKLGKLADFFPLSAIHGMLAAIGIIIIAKQIPVLLNDDPALGKGKGPLELLANIPNFIMNLDPKASFIGVVSLIIMLGWPRIKNTTIKMIPAPLVVLLFAIPCELFMHFKETEPAYALVKIGNFVDSLGFNACFDGFSETGMFIKYVIMFALVGSLESLLTVKAIDLMDPFKRKSDMNKDLIAVGIGNTFAAFLGGLPMISEVARSSSNVNNGAKTRWANFFHGVFILAFVLLAAPILEMIPNAALAAMLITVGIKLAHPKEFVHTFKIGKEQLAIFLVTIFFTLFEDLLVGIAAGIILKMIIHLINGTPISSFFKAPALVSFEGNNYLVEIDKAAIFTNYLGVKRKLDSIPPGFNITIDLKKTKLVDHSVMENLEHFKNDYESNDKSTVTIVGLENHKPLSEHPLSGRKKI
- a CDS encoding DUF2490 domain-containing protein, which codes for MKLIFKLAYFTIFLVATSSFAQNETVLKDETNTWFTVLNRLTINPKWSVSNEIHERTGAFLTEQGTFLWRPSVDYHLGENVELSVGYSYINNKPNHPNPNPKIGVIENNIWEQVLLKNKIGNVNFQHRLRQEHRWFDTVGQNGDGSYSKTGTDYANRFRYRLTLNTPLKTFENGKVIFFQAFDEIWIPQNSGLAPKSLSRNWMYLGVGYKFNTKTNLQIGYMNQRDVLANNTFITTSILQTTFVKNFDL
- a CDS encoding IS3 family transposase (programmed frameshift), with protein sequence MERKVKYSYAFKLECVELVLKKHYSNVYVSKLKGPDESNIRKWIRFYKSYGKEGLLPRRNQSYSADFKLKVLKTIEKESLSLIDTCLKFNIPDLAIIVKWKKDFVNFGFEGLQPKIKGRPRSMNFKSKKSKSAKPLTREEELLKENEALRCENDYLKKLQGLNSGGRKSQQALVIMELRHKYDLKVLLNYTNMARSSFYYHQKQSKLSDKYRVVKELIKSIYHKHKGRYGYRRVTDELQNKGIIINHKTVFRLMKLLGLKSVIRVKKYRSYKGEHGKIAPNILERNFKATAPNQKWATDVTEFNVSVKKLYLSPIIDLFNQEIISYELTERPVFNQVVMMLKKAFKKIPNKTNLILHSDQGWQYQMKHYQYLLKQKGITQSMSRKANCLDNAIIENFFGILKSELFYLKKYKSIEELKKEIIEYISYYNNERIKSNLNKMSPIKYRAHYYQN